One Streptomyces drozdowiczii DNA segment encodes these proteins:
- a CDS encoding sensor histidine kinase, translating into MARGKLRIYLGAAPGVGKTYAMLAEAHRRVERGTDCVVGFVEHHDRPRTETLLHGLETVPRREIEHRSAVFTEMDIDAVLERAPAVALVDELAHTNVPGSRNAKRWQDVEELLQAGIDVVSTVNIQHLESLGDVVESITGVRQRETVPDEVVRRADQLELVDMSPQALRRRMAHGNIYKPDRIDASLSNYFRPGNLTALRELALLWVADRVDEYLQQYRGEHNIRTTWQARERIVVGLTGGPEGRTLIRRAARMAAKGSGSEILAVYIARSDGLTSASPKELAVQRTLVEDLGGTFHHVIGDDIPSALLEFARGVNATQIVLGSSRRKTWQYIYGPGVGATVARESGTDLDVHIVTHDEVAKGRGLPIARGARLGRARIIWGWAVGVGGPVLLAVLLKALESGPGLANDVLLFLFMTVAAALIGGLLPALAAAAAGSLLLNYWFTPPTHTLTVQDPENFVAIVIFFAVAVAVASVVDLAARRTHQAARLRAESEILSFLAGSVLRGETTLAALLDRVRETFGMGSVALLERRSDVDPWTCAGSVGPAPAARPEDADVDMPVGDHMALALTGRVLPAEDRRVLGAFAAQAAVVLDRQRLVDEAEEARRLAEGNRIRTALLAAVSHDLRTPLAAIKAAVSSLRSDDVAWSEDDEAELLEGIEAGADRLDHLVGNLLDMSRLQTGTVTPLIREIDLDEVVPMALGGVPEDSVDLDIPETLPMVAVDPGLLERAVANIVENAVKYSPDGDRVTVAASALGARVELRVTDRGRGVPDEGKERIFEPFQRYGDAPRGAGVGLGLAVARGFAESMGGTLDAEDTPGGGLTMVLTLKAAPGHAPAAPGLPARITS; encoded by the coding sequence ATGGCGCGCGGCAAACTTCGGATCTACCTCGGTGCGGCACCCGGCGTCGGCAAGACGTACGCGATGCTCGCCGAGGCGCACCGGCGCGTCGAACGCGGCACCGACTGCGTCGTCGGCTTCGTGGAGCACCACGACCGCCCGCGCACCGAGACCCTGCTGCACGGCCTCGAAACCGTCCCGCGCCGCGAGATCGAGCACCGCTCGGCCGTCTTCACCGAGATGGACATCGACGCCGTCCTGGAGCGCGCCCCGGCCGTCGCCCTGGTGGACGAGCTGGCCCACACCAACGTGCCGGGCTCCCGCAACGCCAAGCGCTGGCAGGACGTCGAGGAACTGCTCCAGGCCGGCATCGACGTCGTCTCGACCGTCAACATCCAGCACCTGGAATCCCTCGGCGACGTGGTCGAGTCCATAACCGGCGTCCGCCAGCGCGAGACCGTGCCCGACGAGGTCGTCCGCCGCGCCGACCAGCTCGAACTGGTCGACATGTCGCCCCAGGCCCTGCGCCGCCGCATGGCCCACGGCAACATCTACAAGCCCGACCGGATCGACGCCTCCCTCTCCAACTACTTCCGCCCCGGCAATCTCACCGCCCTGCGCGAGTTGGCCCTCCTCTGGGTCGCCGACCGGGTCGACGAATACCTCCAGCAGTACCGGGGCGAGCACAACATCCGCACCACCTGGCAGGCCCGCGAACGCATCGTCGTCGGCCTCACCGGAGGCCCCGAGGGCCGCACCCTGATCCGCCGCGCCGCCCGGATGGCCGCCAAGGGCTCCGGCAGCGAGATCCTGGCCGTCTACATCGCCCGCAGCGACGGGCTGACCTCCGCCTCGCCCAAGGAGCTGGCCGTCCAGCGCACCCTCGTGGAGGACCTGGGCGGCACCTTCCACCACGTCATCGGCGACGACATACCCTCGGCGCTCCTGGAGTTCGCCCGGGGCGTCAACGCCACCCAGATCGTCCTCGGCTCCAGCCGCCGCAAGACCTGGCAGTACATCTACGGACCCGGCGTCGGCGCCACCGTCGCCCGCGAGTCCGGCACCGACCTCGACGTCCACATCGTCACCCACGACGAGGTCGCCAAGGGCCGGGGCCTGCCCATCGCCCGGGGCGCCCGCCTCGGCCGGGCCCGCATCATCTGGGGCTGGGCGGTCGGCGTCGGCGGCCCGGTGCTCCTCGCGGTGCTCCTCAAGGCGCTGGAATCCGGCCCCGGGCTCGCCAACGACGTCCTGCTCTTCCTCTTCATGACCGTCGCCGCCGCCCTGATCGGCGGACTCCTGCCCGCCCTCGCCGCGGCCGCCGCCGGCTCCCTGCTCCTGAACTACTGGTTCACCCCGCCCACCCACACGCTCACCGTCCAGGACCCGGAGAACTTCGTCGCCATCGTGATCTTCTTCGCGGTGGCCGTCGCGGTGGCCTCCGTGGTGGACCTCGCGGCCCGCCGCACCCACCAGGCCGCCCGGCTGCGCGCGGAGTCCGAGATCCTGTCGTTCCTGGCCGGCAGCGTGCTGCGCGGCGAGACCACGCTCGCCGCCCTCCTGGACCGGGTCCGGGAGACCTTCGGCATGGGCTCCGTCGCCCTGCTGGAGCGCCGCAGCGACGTCGACCCATGGACCTGCGCCGGGAGCGTCGGCCCGGCCCCGGCCGCCCGGCCGGAGGACGCCGACGTGGACATGCCCGTCGGGGACCACATGGCCCTGGCGCTCACCGGCCGGGTGCTGCCCGCCGAGGACCGCCGGGTGCTCGGCGCGTTCGCCGCCCAGGCCGCCGTCGTCCTGGACCGCCAGCGCCTGGTGGACGAGGCCGAGGAGGCCCGCAGACTCGCCGAGGGCAACCGCATCAGGACCGCGCTCCTGGCCGCCGTCAGCCACGACCTGCGCACCCCGCTCGCCGCGATCAAGGCCGCCGTCTCCTCCCTGCGCTCGGACGACGTCGCCTGGTCCGAGGACGACGAGGCGGAACTCCTGGAGGGCATCGAGGCCGGCGCCGACCGCCTCGACCACCTCGTCGGCAACCTCCTGGACATGTCCCGCCTCCAGACCGGCACCGTCACCCCGCTCATCCGCGAGATCGACCTGGACGAGGTGGTCCCCATGGCGCTGGGCGGCGTCCCCGAGGACAGCGTCGACCTGGACATACCCGAAACGCTGCCCATGGTCGCCGTCGACCCCGGGCTCCTGGAGCGGGCGGTCGCCAACATCGTGGAGAACGCCGTGAAGTACAGCCCCGACGGCGACCGCGTCACCGTGGCGGCCAGCGCGCTCGGCGCCCGCGTCGAACTCCGGGTGACCGACCGCGGTCGGGGCGTCCCGGACGAGGGCAAGGAGCGCATCTTCGAGCCCTTCCAGCGGTACGGGGACGCCCCGCGCGGCGCCGGGGTCGGCCTCGGCCTCGCGGTGGCCCGGGGCTTCGCCGAGTCCATGGGCGGCACGCTGGACGCCGAGGACACCCCGGGCGGCGGCCTCACCATGGTCCTCACCCTCAAGGCGGCACCGGGCCACGCCCCGGCAGCCCCCGGCCTTCCCGCGCGGATCACCTCGTGA
- a CDS encoding ABC transporter ATP-binding protein: protein MTENTADTSTGGGAGAAVADGPMVRVEDLHRSYGSGAGAVHALRGVSFEVPRGELVALKGRSGSGKTTLLNLVGGLDAPDGGRITVDGTDLSSLGENGLLELRRDRIGFIFQSFGLIPILTAAENVGVPLRLRKADPKEREERVSLLLSLVGLADHAAQRPGELSGGQQQRVAIARALANRPALLIADEPTGQLDAETGLAVMELLRAVVRGEGVTALVATHDAQLLGLADRVLELSDGHIIEH from the coding sequence ATGACCGAGAACACCGCCGACACCAGTACCGGCGGGGGAGCCGGCGCGGCGGTCGCCGACGGCCCCATGGTCCGCGTCGAGGACCTGCACCGCTCCTACGGCTCCGGCGCGGGAGCGGTGCACGCGCTGCGCGGCGTCTCCTTCGAGGTGCCGCGCGGCGAGCTCGTCGCCCTCAAGGGGCGCTCCGGCTCCGGCAAGACGACCCTGCTCAACCTCGTCGGCGGCCTCGACGCCCCGGACGGCGGCCGGATCACCGTCGACGGCACCGACCTCTCCTCGCTCGGCGAGAACGGGCTCCTGGAGCTGCGCCGGGACCGGATCGGCTTCATCTTCCAGTCGTTCGGCCTGATTCCGATCCTCACCGCCGCCGAGAACGTGGGCGTGCCCCTGCGGCTGCGCAAGGCCGACCCGAAGGAGCGCGAGGAGCGGGTGTCGCTGCTGCTCTCCCTCGTCGGCCTCGCCGACCACGCCGCCCAGCGCCCCGGTGAGCTCTCCGGCGGCCAGCAGCAGCGCGTGGCCATCGCCCGCGCGCTGGCCAACCGGCCCGCCCTGCTGATCGCGGACGAGCCGACCGGACAGCTCGACGCCGAGACCGGGCTCGCGGTGATGGAGCTGCTGCGCGCCGTCGTGCGCGGCGAGGGCGTCACCGCGCTCGTCGCCACCCATGACGCCCAGCTCCTCGGCCTCGCGGACCGGGTCCTCGAACTCAGCGACGGCCACATCATCGAGCACTGA
- the kdpC gene encoding potassium-transporting ATPase subunit KdpC: protein MNTSVRNPVRRLWAALRALLVLTLVCGVLYPLAVTGAAQLLMPGRADGSEVSESGKVVGSDLIGQRYDLPGGAPDLKWFQPRPSEGLGTNSLNTQYSLLVSGASNLAGDNPELVHRVTAARAAVVRDNSVPGHPVDPAAVPPDAVTSSGSGLDPDISPAYAHLQVRRVAARNHLDARQVAALVERHTEGRELGFVGEPRVNVLRLNIALRQLVTAEH, encoded by the coding sequence ATGAACACATCCGTACGCAACCCCGTCCGCCGCCTCTGGGCCGCCCTGCGCGCCCTGCTCGTCCTCACCCTGGTCTGCGGCGTCCTCTACCCGCTCGCGGTCACCGGAGCCGCCCAGCTGCTCATGCCCGGACGCGCGGACGGCTCCGAAGTCAGCGAGAGCGGCAAGGTCGTCGGCTCCGACCTCATCGGCCAGCGCTACGACCTGCCGGGAGGCGCCCCGGACCTGAAGTGGTTCCAGCCGCGCCCCTCCGAAGGGCTCGGCACCAACAGCCTCAACACCCAGTACTCGCTGCTCGTCTCCGGCGCGTCCAACCTCGCCGGAGACAACCCCGAGCTGGTCCACCGGGTCACCGCCGCCAGGGCGGCCGTCGTCCGCGACAACTCCGTCCCCGGGCATCCGGTGGACCCCGCCGCGGTGCCGCCCGACGCGGTCACCTCGTCCGGCTCCGGACTCGACCCGGACATCTCACCCGCGTACGCCCACCTCCAGGTCCGCCGTGTCGCCGCGCGCAACCACCTCGACGCCCGGCAGGTCGCCGCGCTGGTGGAGCGGCACACCGAGGGCCGGGAACTCGGCTTCGTCGGGGAACCGCGCGTCAACGTCCTCCGGCTCAACATCGCCCTGCGGCAGCTGGTGACCGCGGAGCACTGA
- the kdpF gene encoding K(+)-transporting ATPase subunit F produces MTADNVAGLVVAAALLGYLVLALLFPERF; encoded by the coding sequence GTGACCGCGGACAACGTGGCCGGCCTCGTCGTGGCCGCCGCCCTGCTGGGCTACCTCGTCCTGGCCCTCCTCTTCCCGGAGAGGTTCTGA
- the dut gene encoding dUTP diphosphatase, whose translation MRHPVDVLIRRVDPDVPLPAYGHPGDAGADLVTTEAAELAPGERAVLPTGVSIALPDGYAAFVHPRSGLAARCGVALVNAPGTVDAGYRGEIKVIVINLDPRESVRFERFDRIAQLVVQQVEKVRFHEVSELPGSARAEGGFGSTGGHAAADVDGVRGGVPQGGNGYASVESDREGQ comes from the coding sequence ATGCGCCACCCCGTCGACGTCCTGATCCGCCGGGTCGACCCGGACGTTCCGCTTCCGGCCTACGGGCATCCCGGCGACGCCGGTGCGGACCTGGTGACCACCGAGGCCGCCGAGCTGGCGCCCGGGGAGCGGGCCGTACTGCCCACCGGGGTTTCGATCGCCCTGCCCGACGGGTACGCCGCGTTCGTGCACCCACGATCCGGTCTCGCCGCCCGCTGCGGAGTCGCCCTGGTGAATGCCCCGGGGACGGTCGATGCCGGGTACCGTGGAGAGATCAAAGTGATCGTCATCAATCTCGACCCGCGCGAGTCCGTGCGGTTCGAGCGGTTCGACCGGATTGCCCAACTGGTCGTGCAGCAGGTCGAGAAGGTGCGCTTCCACGAAGTGTCGGAGCTTCCCGGCTCGGCGCGGGCCGAAGGGGGCTTCGGGTCCACCGGCGGCCATGCCGCCGCTGATGTTGATGGCGTCCGGGGCGGGGTTCCCCAGGGCGGGAACGGCTACGCTTCGGTCGAATCCGACCGGGAAGGACAGTGA
- a CDS encoding PaaI family thioesterase translates to MSGTSAALTPPADAVKPVRHPEAPAPGELLGAHYEHCFGCGSGQPHGLHLQARAGEGVRVTAEFTVKAAHQGAPGLAHGGVLATALDETLGSLNWLLRVIAVTGRLETDFVRPVPVDTVLFLDAEVTAVHGRKIYSRATGRIGGPDGPVAVRADALFIEVKVDHFIENGRPAEIQAAMADPDQVRRARAFEVNP, encoded by the coding sequence GTGAGTGGAACATCTGCGGCTCTGACGCCCCCGGCCGACGCGGTGAAACCGGTCCGGCACCCCGAAGCCCCGGCCCCCGGCGAGCTCCTCGGCGCGCACTACGAGCACTGCTTCGGCTGCGGCTCCGGACAGCCCCACGGACTGCACCTCCAGGCGCGGGCCGGCGAGGGCGTCAGGGTGACCGCCGAGTTCACCGTGAAGGCGGCCCACCAGGGCGCCCCGGGCCTGGCGCACGGCGGCGTGCTGGCCACGGCGCTGGACGAGACGCTGGGCTCGCTGAACTGGCTGCTGCGGGTCATCGCGGTCACCGGACGGCTGGAGACCGACTTCGTGCGGCCCGTCCCCGTCGACACCGTGCTGTTCCTCGACGCCGAGGTCACCGCAGTGCACGGGCGGAAGATCTACTCCCGCGCGACCGGCCGGATCGGCGGCCCGGACGGACCGGTCGCGGTGCGGGCCGACGCCCTCTTCATCGAGGTCAAGGTCGACCACTTCATCGAGAACGGCCGGCCCGCCGAGATCCAGGCGGCCATGGCCGACCCCGACCAGGTCAGGCGCGCCCGCGCCTTCGAGGTGAACCCGTGA